Proteins from one Vanessa atalanta chromosome 15, ilVanAtal1.2, whole genome shotgun sequence genomic window:
- the LOC125069576 gene encoding protein virilizer isoform X2 has product MTAEQPDLLFFDTFSHDTSEELNLDLVQFPKSVYVREIRIIPLGARVEGDFPGGVRLGATNPTKFHIDFFVNDLSKPGASTFEALGSLDYCQNGQIHMECGADVEQPRIPTDGLVLRGWYTTITLAVYGNLTQVLPDAPISVNPPPNVQRPVSREVSALPANVPQSSDWNQEPTNPIPAYTSNVAPSNPETYGGPNYPENYDSQLYRNEYYENEGPKDPRTYHHMEDNEWEKDRRDLSCEREGDRLRHSPRSMELDRERDRRDGRSRRRSIDRGRSRESSRHRDRSRELDRIHSRSRSRDRDYVVKGEYRPLSRSRSRSIDRDRDWDRGSYKKDDYRRHRETSYDRSRGGSYEPRSPYDKRPPSYERKLAYDKCGPYEKRLSPYDKRSSSYERRAPSYDKQTPYDRKRHSPYSRMRGSSYGSRSPSRDDPRKRPRTPPGESRRPMSPREGETNSPINSVRSEDGPDYDRSGKQIPRIDFYHQSYRHKTSIRSPSQEVDNAYVEPQHSSLVTVPIVDTSAPKGIDSPLRNLDDDRSMDAEPFEPILSDEDICDDLDANSYMEVEYDMNEYCGVDDIIKYFNPFKAEWEKYEHVNKITKLANVKRDDVKDVMSATFSELCEASADLFKISEITSAAKKREQKFFSNTFMEIDNSSREDWVHQCEQLFVPLTNICKQTDLILRIFRMYNRSETSDEFADIYNLLVTFCRIGLNFDFALAQQQPTYKIRHMKCGIRLAETLMTHQHNGQVMKMLLNTGINIPMQLLQMYAKEYMALSIRLMILKSLNACLSSKEAIDHFMQNSMYPKFDKNETDSTRKPMNGYQALLAMMQANPLGRVKFALSALLKKLNIYEALSKLHDLVMKFNNAAAENNQPEDIELSENEINFIVDSFEEILYMYRSQCFHLSQPKRFLPVSAQFDISKECSNEILLQFFDIHRILEVCLYLLTCPTTSNNLVITSPIYDLVFELVNSYNGLKFLYKNMEMSELLFKILEHPYGQQNADETAYPHDSTLSNYSDLQIVGLELAYRLKAMYYLQSISDLQAGKMDENELIDRLQSLYCLSFGSIGKTAVPNVIVMGENPECLMEVFENDLKGKGKADSPSKQKSPAKGYAIELIVSAVRYAANVPFLKKYGQRLINVSKEHDRFEPSVSSVLQEVIPYLKPVEKPTVLSGEDLVECVEILKASLEHSADLPGELMTCLRILRHFCISDYEQNVSVVCESPIEEYVELKYKYNVLQLFSLDGVAHISGILDRLATHFDQPSMHTSFFTSVRGLQLAQMLLPCLRLLDEMLARVVRCRGPRFRDLTAAPIILKTYGIAKTFPVGCIGYRTAAKAAEAAVRALLAYAQPIADDANDGDSIRRGPWTSLCSEVISYIMTAPYTFVPGLLIFSELLPLPLPMQTKTAPSDRELADAANERRMWSAHLHALSNDLTDMIQIICMSTYRPVVHMLRRVCVQIADLAPNTAATVARAAVGAVMREMKEGEPANASVARVLGFLACLVSHAPVKCAVLFTMSSGTQKSNDIQTALCNILALPNLSHEHSTAQEYAAHALAAFCDVEVTLTPVSGATDVILANSLPSKESLATFLDATADCLQSANKTCAVASSVLRAYFVLTEHEFGFLQFRKFVAKRREALGKYFRWALEGSGEDKTECLNLYIDLIRILKVEEGEGPLGRRSTLTVAEMADMVGYSGSDEDHPVLSLDKIMKERNIDEDAAANASFLMTHVQKLNEADEVPGEAAEPAPAAPEPLVAQFAARQIYCIGDANDERLTTGYWLNVPAASGDDVNDNELMACDIVDVAKAQLSGGAEALAAAVRRLAGCLDARPEALPADDKRPAVALSRLRAEGGADAFRSRPPNTSRPPSLHVDDFTALHQPYSLPLARGARRGAGGERGRFGAPAHARQPGRGAWELGGQHFGHFTPTAQYMMGGMGWGGARMQRGPRHRSFMR; this is encoded by the exons atgaccgCCGAACAACCGGACCTTTTATTTTTCGACACCTTTTCTCACGATACAAGTGAG gaATTAAACTTAGATTTGGTTCAGTTTCCGAAGTCAGTGTATGTCCGAGAAATACGTATTATTCCTCTGGGGGCTCGAGTCGAAGGTGATTTTCCTGGTGGAGTAAGACTTGGGGCTACAAACCCTACAAAATTCCACATTGACTTCTTTGTAAATGATTTAAGTAAACCAGGTGCTTCTACATTCGAAGCCCTAGGAAGTCTGGACTACTGTCAGAATGGTCAAATACACATGGAATGTGGAGCTGATGTAGAACAACCAAGAATTCCGACTGATGGACTAGTACTAAGAG gttGGTATACAACAATCACTTTGGCCGTTTATGGTAACTTGACTCAAGTTCTACCTGATGCTCCAATAAGTGTAAATCCGCCTCCAAATGTTCAGAGACCTGTGTCTCGTGAAGTAAGTGCTTTACCTGCTAACGTACCACAGTCATCTGATTGGAATCAAGAACCTACCAACCCGATACCAGCATACACTAGCAATGTTGCGCCAAGTAATCCTGAAACTTATGGTGGTCCCAATTACCCAGAAAACTACGACAGCCAATTGTACAGGAATGAATATTACGAGAATGAAGGTCCAAAAGATCCTAGGACATACCATCATATGGAGGACAATGAATGGGAGAAAGATAGGAGAGACTTAAGTTGTGAAAGAGAAGGCGACAGGTTGCGTCATAGCCCTCGTTCTATGGAATTAGACAGAGAAAGAGATAGACGCGATGGTAGAAGTCGCAGACGTTCAATAGATAGAGGCAGGAGCCGTGAATCATCTCGACATCGCGATAGAAGTAGGGAATTGGATAGAATTCATTCCCGATCACGAAGTCGGGATAGGGATTACGTAGTAAAGGGTGAATATCGACCATTGAGCCGATCTAGATCTCGTAGTATCGACCGTGATCGCGACTGGGATAGAGGCTCCTATAAGAAGGATGATTATCGGCGTCATCGTGAGACTTCGTACGATCGTTCACGGGGTGGGTCGTATGAACCACGCTCACCATACGATAAAAGGCCACCATCCTACGAACGCAAACTCGCGTATGACAAGTGTGGCCCTTACGAAAAAAGACTATCACCTTATGACAAAAGGAGTTCTTCTTATGAACGACGCGCTCCTTCATACGACAAACAAACACCATATGATAGAAAGAGACATTCACCGTACAGTCGCATGCGAGGCTCTAGCTACGGCAGTAGATCTCCGAGTCGAGATGACCCTAGGAAAAGACCCAGAACACCACCCGGTGAGAGTAGACGACCGATGTCTCCAAGAGAAGGTGAAACGAACAGCCCTATAAATTCTGTGCGATCAGAGGATGGTCCTGACTATGATAGAAGTGGGAAACAAATTCCTCGTATAGATTTCTATCATCAAAGTTATAGACATAAAACATCGATTAGAAGCCCCTCCCAAGAAGTGGACAACGCATATGTAGAACCTCAACATTCCAGTCTAGTAACTGTACCAATTGTTGACACAAGTGCTCCTAAGGGTATAGATTCGCCATTGAGGAATCTCGATGATGATAGATCAATGGATGCTGAGCCATTTGAGCCCATATTATCTGATGAGGATATCTGTGATGATCTAGATGCTAATTCTTATATGGAGGTGGAATACGATATGAACGAATATTGCGGCGTTGATGATATCATCAAATACTTTAACCCATTCAAAGCAGAATGGGAAAAATATGaacacgtaaataaaataactaaactggCGAACGTTAAGAGGGATGACGTGAAAGATGTTATGAGTGCGACTTTCAGTGAGTTGTGTGAAGCTAGCgcggatttatttaaaatatcagaaaTAACATCAGCCGCTAAAAAGCGTGAACAAAAGTTTTTCTCAAACACGTTTATGGAAATTGACAACTCTTCAAGAGAGGATTGGGTTCACCAGTGCGAACAGTTATTCGTTCCTCTAACAAATATCTGCAAACAAACCGATTTAATTCTTAGAATATTTCGCATGTATAACAGATCAGAAACGTCTGATGAGTTTGCCGATATTTACAATCTTCTGGTGACTTTCTGCAGGATCGGATTAAACTTCGATTTTGCTCTAGCACAACAGCAGCCAACATATAAGATACGACATATGAAATGTGGTATTCGTCTAGCTGAAACGTTGATGACTCATCAACATAATGGACAAGTGATGAAAATGCTACTAAATACTGGCATAAATATACCAATGCAACTACTACAGATGTACGCTAAAGAATATATGGCTCTGAGTATACGCTTGATGATTCTGAAATCTTTAAACGCGTGTCTATCATCGAAAGAAGCAATTGATCATTTTATGCAAAATTCGATGTATcctaaatttgataaaaatgaaaCCGACAGTACCAGAAAACCTATGAACGGATATCAAGCCTTATTAGCTATGATGCAAGCCAACCCGCTGGGGCGAGTGAAATTCGCTCTGAGTGCGCTTttgaaaaaacttaatatatatgaagCGTTAAGTAAGCTTCACGATTTAGTTATGAAGTTTAATAACGCTGCAGCTGAAAATAATCAGCCAGAAGATATCGAATTAtcagaaaatgaaataaactttatcgTAGATTCTTTCGAAGAAATACTTTACATGTACCGGTCACAATGTTTCCACCTCTCTCAACCGAAACGATTTCTCCCAGTCTCTGCACAGTTCGATATAAGTAAGGAATGTTCCAACGAAATACTTCTTCAGTTCTTTGATATTCATCGCATTTTGGAAGTTTGTCTTTATTTGCTAACGTGTCCGACAACATCAAATAATTTGGTCATTACCAGTCCTATATACGATCTCGTTTTTGAACTCGTAAATTCATATAATGGTCTTAAATTTCTGTACAAAAATATGGAAATGAGTGAACTACTTTTTAAGATATTAGAGCACCCTTATGGGCAGCAAAACGCTGACGAGACAGCTTATCCGCATGACAGTACTCTTAGTAATTACAGTGATTTACAAATTGTCGGCTTAGAACTCGCTTATAGATTGAAAGCCATGTACTATTTGCAATCCATTAGTGACTTGCAAGCGGGAAAGATGGACGAAAATGAACTCATTGACAGATTGCAATCGTTATATTGCCTCAGCTTTGGTAGTATTGGTAAAACCGCTGTTCCGAATGTCATTGTTATGGGCGAGAATCCAGAGTGTCTCATGGAGGTGTTCGAGAACGATTTGAAAGGCAAGGGTAAAGCTGATTCGCCTTCTAAACAAAAATCACCGGCAAAGGGTTATGCTATAGAGTTAATTGTCTCGGCAGTCAGATACGCAGCcaatgttccatttttaaagaaatatggcCAAAGATTGATCAACGTTTCGAAAGAGCATGATAGATTTGAGCCAAGCGTTTCAAGCGTTTTACAAGAAGTCATACCGTATCTCAAACCTGTGGAGAAACCTACTGTTCTCTCGGGCGAGGACTTAGTCGAATGTGTCGAGATTTTAAAAGCGAGTCTAGAACATTCGGCGGATTTGCCCGGCGAGTTAATGACCTGCTTACGAATATTACGTCATTTCTGTATTTCTGATTATGAACAAAACGTATCAGTAGTATGTGAATCGCCTATTGAAGAATATGTGgagcttaaatataaatacaacgtATTACAACTGTTTTCTTTGGATGGCGTTGCGCACATTTCCGGCATACTGGACCGTTTGGCAACTCATTTTGATCAACCGAGTATGCATACTTCATTTTTCACCTCGGTGCGGGGACTTCAATTGGCTCAGATGCTGCTCCCTTGCCTCAGACTACTCGATGAAATGTTAGCGAGAGTCGTCCGCTGTCGAGGCCCTAGGTTCAGAGACCTGACAGCGGCGCCGATAATATTGAAGACATATGGTATTGCGAAAACATTTCCAGTTGGGTGCATTGGGTATAGAACTGCGGCAAAAGCGGCCGAGGCTGCCGTGAGAGCGTTACTCGCTTACGCACAACCGATAGCCGATGATGCAAACGATGGAGACTCAATACGTCGTGGACCGTGGACCTCTCTTTGCTCTGAAGTCATTTCCTATATAATGACGGCTCCCTATACATTTGTTCCTGGTCTATTGATATTTTCTGAACTTTTACCTCTGCCATTACCGATGCAAACTAAGACCGCACCATCTGATCGAGAATTAGCCGACGCAGCGAATGAGAGACGCATGTGGTCCGCCCATTTGCATGCATTATCGAACGATTTAACCGACATGATACAAATTATTTGCATGTCGACATATCGACCGGTCGTTCATATGCTCCGTCGAGTTTGCGTGCAGATTGCAGATCTCGCTCCGAACACCGCGGCTACGGTCGCTCGGGCGGCTGTCGGAGCAGTCATGAGAGAGATGAAGGAAGGGGAGCCCGCTAACGCGAGTGTGGCTCGAGTACTTGGTTTTCTAGCCTGCTTGGTTTCTCATGCTCCCGTTAAATGTGCCGTCTTGTTCACTATGAGCAGTGGAACTCAAAAGTCAAACGATATACAAACGGCTCTTTGCAATATACTTGCTCTGCCCAATTTGTCGCACGAGCATTCAACGGCTCAAGAATACGCCGCACATGCTTTAGCCGCTTTTTGTGACGTGGAGGTGACGCTGACGCCAGTCAGTGGAGCCACGGATGTCATATTGGCTAATTCTTTGCCCAGTAAAGAATCCCTGGCCACTTTCCTCGACGCTACGGCGGACTGCCTTCAATCAGCGAATAAAACTTGCGCCGTGGCATCTTCGGTGTTGAGAGCCTACTTCGTGTTAACGGAACATGAATTTGGATTCTTACAATTTAGAAAGTTTGTAGCGAAGAGACGTGAGGCTCTGGGAAAATATTTCAGATGGGCCTTAGAGGGCTCGGGCGAGGACAAGACGGAATGTCTAAATCTATACATAGACttgataagaattttaaaagtcGAAGAGGGCGAGGGTCCGCTCGGAAGGAGGAGCACTCTAACTGTCGCCGAAATGGCGGATATGGTAGGCTACTCCGGCTCCGATGAGGATCATCCGGTTTTGTCTCTGGATAAAATAATGAAG GAACGAAACATCGACGAGGACGCGGCCGCAAACGCGAGCTTCCTCATGACTCACGTGCAAAAACTCAACGAAGCCGACGAGGTCCCCGGCGAGGCGGCGGAGCCCGCGCCGGCGGCCCCCGAGCCCCTCGTGGCGCAGTTCGCGGCGCGACAGATATACTGCATCGGAGACGCCAACGACGAGCGCCTCACCACCGGCTACTGGCTCAACGTGCCGGCCGCCAGCGGGGACGACGTCAACGATAACGAACTG ATGGCGTGCGACATCGTGGACGTGGCGAAGGCGCAGCTGTCGGGCGGCGCGGAGGCGCTGGCGGCGGCCGTGCGGCGCCTCGCGGGCTGCCTCGACGCGCGCCCCGAGGCGCTGCCCGCCGACGACAAGCGGCCCGCCG TGGCGCTGAGCCGGCTGCGCGCGGAGGGCGGCGCCGACGCGTTCCGCTCGCGCCCCCCCAACACGTCGCGCCCCCCCTCGCTGCACGTGGACGACTTCACGGCGCTGCACCAGCCCTACTCGCTGCCGCTCGCACG cggcgcgcggcgcggcgctggCGGCGAGCGCGGCCGCTTCGGCGCGCCCGCACACGCGCGCCAGCC AGGTCGCGGCGCGTGGGAGCTGGGCGGCCAGCACTTCGGGCACTTCACGCCCACCGCGCAGTACATGATGG GCGGCATGGGGTGGGGGGGCGCGCGCATGCAGCGCGGCCCGCGGCATCGCTCCTTCATGCGCTGA